The following proteins are co-located in the Candidatus Zymogenaceae bacterium genome:
- a CDS encoding methylmalonyl-CoA mutase family protein yields MTQKKKGTDPSKEKKRWEEKTLTPILKKSSEQNRSFTTVSDAKIDRLYGPWDLEDFDYMTDLGFPGEYPFTRGVYPSMYRGRLWTMRQFAGFSTASDTNKRYKYLLSQGTTGLSVAFHMPTIMGVCSDDPRSSGEVGKCGVAIDTLRDMEDLFDGIPLEKVTTSMTTNAPAAILLAMYVAVAEKQGVSSDKIGGTIQNDILKEYIAQKSWIFPPRPSLRIITDLLAFAKDKVPRWNTISISGYHIREAGSTAVQELAFTLADGIGYVQAGIDAGISVDDFAPRLSFFFNAHNDFFEEVAKYRAARRMWAKIIKERFKTDNPRSQLLRFHTQTAGCSLTAQQPLNNIIRTTIQAMAAVMGGTQSLHTNSLDETLALPTENSVTVALRTQQIIAEESGIANTIDPLGGSYFVEALTNRMEKEAFDYINKIDDMGGIIAAIERGFPQLEISDAAYHYQKQLDSGEKTLVGVNKYVMDEDLPIETLVIDDEVEQEQKKRLGKVLGERNAEEVANTLGALKHAAENSENLMPRILNAVKAYATLQEMVDTLKGVFGEYRDPGYL; encoded by the coding sequence ATGACACAGAAAAAAAAGGGGACCGACCCTTCCAAGGAAAAGAAGCGCTGGGAGGAGAAAACCCTAACGCCGATTTTGAAAAAATCATCTGAGCAAAATCGCAGCTTTACCACCGTCAGCGACGCCAAGATCGACCGACTCTACGGTCCTTGGGACCTCGAGGACTTCGACTACATGACCGACCTCGGCTTTCCTGGGGAGTATCCCTTCACCCGGGGTGTGTATCCCTCGATGTACCGGGGGCGCTTGTGGACCATGCGCCAGTTCGCCGGGTTCTCCACCGCCTCCGATACCAACAAGCGATACAAATATCTCTTGTCCCAGGGGACCACGGGTCTTTCGGTGGCGTTTCACATGCCCACCATCATGGGCGTGTGCTCCGACGACCCGAGAAGCTCGGGCGAGGTCGGCAAGTGCGGCGTGGCCATCGACACCCTCCGGGACATGGAGGACCTGTTCGACGGCATCCCGCTGGAGAAGGTCACCACGTCCATGACTACCAACGCCCCGGCGGCCATACTCCTTGCCATGTATGTGGCCGTGGCCGAAAAGCAGGGCGTATCGTCGGATAAAATCGGCGGCACCATCCAGAACGATATCCTCAAGGAATACATCGCCCAGAAATCCTGGATATTCCCGCCCCGGCCGTCTCTTCGCATCATCACGGACCTCCTTGCCTTCGCCAAGGACAAGGTGCCGAGGTGGAACACCATCTCGATTTCCGGTTATCACATCCGGGAGGCCGGGTCCACCGCCGTCCAGGAGCTGGCCTTCACCCTGGCCGACGGCATCGGCTACGTCCAGGCCGGCATCGACGCCGGCATAAGCGTCGACGACTTCGCCCCGCGGCTCTCATTTTTCTTCAACGCCCACAACGACTTCTTCGAGGAGGTGGCGAAATACCGGGCCGCAAGACGCATGTGGGCGAAGATAATCAAAGAGCGGTTTAAAACCGACAACCCCCGCTCCCAGCTGCTGCGCTTCCATACCCAGACGGCCGGGTGCTCGCTGACGGCCCAGCAGCCGCTGAACAACATCATCCGCACCACCATCCAGGCCATGGCGGCGGTGATGGGGGGCACCCAGAGCCTCCATACCAACTCCCTGGACGAAACCCTGGCGCTCCCCACGGAGAACTCAGTGACGGTGGCGTTACGCACCCAGCAGATCATCGCCGAGGAAAGCGGCATCGCCAACACCATCGATCCCCTGGGAGGCTCGTATTTCGTGGAGGCCCTCACGAACCGCATGGAGAAAGAGGCCTTCGACTACATCAACAAGATCGACGACATGGGCGGCATCATCGCCGCCATCGAGCGGGGATTTCCCCAGCTGGAAATCTCCGATGCCGCCTACCATTACCAGAAGCAGCTCGACAGCGGCGAAAAGACCCTTGTGGGGGTCAATAAATACGTCATGGACGAGGACCTCCCCATCGAGACCCTCGTTATCGACGATGAGGTGGAACAGGAACAGAAAAAGCGCCTGGGAAAGGTCCTTGGCGAAAGAAACGCCGAAGAGGTCGCCAATACCCTCGGCGCGCTGAAACACGCCGCGGAGAATTCGGAAAACCTCATGCCCCGCATCCTGAACGCCGTCAAGGCCTACGCCACCCTCCAGGAGATGGTGGATACCCTCAAGGGCGTTTTCGGAGAATACCGGGATCCGGGGTACCTGTAA
- a CDS encoding SIR2 family protein, translated as MPDPTTTDIKKPREIVEELWPQIQGGNYIVWIGSGLSGDEYPSWEDSINIICQSCQIPLLNRNDDDKEKLKKIDACRKKNENLYLEEIKKIFGKHPEKIPPAYVYLSKIQFVAYITTNFDPILSIVGLDSNNTIHYYPDLVTRIEGSRKPIYYIHGLVRRFNRNTREIELRPESLVFSETDYQKAYYDDLSTLKHFLYNILLNYPILFLGYRLEDDLKVIFGHIQRILHILKSNNPDRETFKKHILLPTRYDNSNEKNGEPERDYEEEKRENDLYKEIDIEVIRYDPEDKSKHTEIYEILEIISFLTSSRSDIQNSEDLPSAERVLR; from the coding sequence ATGCCTGACCCAACAACTACCGATATTAAAAAACCTAGAGAGATCGTCGAAGAACTATGGCCACAAATACAAGGTGGTAATTATATTGTATGGATTGGCTCTGGTTTATCAGGTGATGAATATCCGAGTTGGGAAGACTCAATAAATATTATATGTCAATCATGTCAAATTCCCTTACTAAATAGAAACGATGATGACAAAGAAAAATTGAAGAAAATAGATGCCTGTAGAAAAAAAAATGAAAATCTGTATCTAGAAGAGATCAAAAAGATTTTTGGGAAACATCCAGAGAAAATACCACCCGCCTATGTTTATCTATCAAAAATTCAATTTGTGGCATATATTACAACAAATTTCGACCCAATATTAAGCATAGTGGGCTTAGATAGTAATAACACTATTCACTATTACCCTGACTTAGTAACTAGAATTGAAGGTAGCAGAAAACCAATTTATTATATCCATGGTTTAGTAAGAAGATTCAACAGAAATACTCGAGAAATTGAACTTAGACCAGAATCATTAGTTTTTTCTGAAACCGATTATCAAAAAGCATACTATGATGATTTGAGTACATTGAAGCATTTTCTATATAATATTCTTTTGAACTATCCAATTCTTTTTTTAGGGTACCGTCTAGAAGATGACTTAAAAGTAATATTTGGTCATATTCAAAGAATATTACATATTCTTAAAAGCAACAATCCAGACCGTGAAACATTTAAAAAACACATTTTATTACCTACTAGATATGATAATAGCAATGAAAAAAATGGGGAGCCAGAACGTGATTATGAAGAAGAAAAAAGAGAAAATGATTTATATAAAGAAATCGATATTGAAGTAATAAGATATGATCCAGAAGACAAAAGCAAACACACCGAAATCTATGAAATCTTAGAAATAATCTCTTTTCTGACATCTTCAAGATCAGATATTCAGAATAGCGAGGACTTACCAAGTGCCGAACGAGTTCTTCGATAG
- a CDS encoding MerR family transcriptional regulator — MPISVLAEKLGISPRTIRYYEEIGLLDTVRRTSGGKRIYTDDDFRRLRFIMKLKLLGLTLADMQELEDIYKIHRKNSKVFPRLIEQLDTHKKEVDRRIQELDTLRKEIDEFQERMRDKIRKET; from the coding sequence ATGCCCATCAGCGTGCTTGCGGAAAAGCTAGGCATCTCTCCCCGCACCATCCGCTACTACGAGGAAATCGGCCTGTTGGACACCGTCCGGCGCACCAGCGGCGGCAAGCGCATCTACACCGACGACGACTTCCGGAGACTCCGGTTCATCATGAAGCTGAAACTCCTGGGCCTGACCCTGGCCGACATGCAGGAGCTCGAGGATATCTATAAAATCCACCGGAAAAATTCAAAGGTGTTCCCCCGCCTGATCGAACAGCTCGACACGCACAAAAAAGAGGTGGATCGGCGCATCCAGGAGCTGGACACCCTCAGAAAAGAGATCGACGAGTTCCAGGAGCGGATGCGGGACAAAATCAGAAAAGAGACATGA
- the queA gene encoding tRNA preQ1(34) S-adenosylmethionine ribosyltransferase-isomerase QueA produces MDVSDFDYELPERLIAQRPAKDRTGSRLLVLERATGHVAHRMFSDLPEYLGKDDLLVVNDSRVVPARVIGKKETGGRAELLFLPHGVQGKQEGEAGEGTANDETERILSGGTGDEATDGVQEKTKPEPNQYFVFRCLMTGKNLRPGVRILLPGGVEAVITGKDDEGFSIRTEIPGDLAGGLEAYLSRWGSAPLPPYIRRGDAAIDGWSDADDQNRYQTVYADPPGSVAAPTAGLHFDEVMLARLDGMGIGRVTVTLHVGPGTFLPVRTERVEDHRMHAEVFDISEAAADKINAALDAGRRIVAVGTTTVRALEGVATPDGRVPAGSGGTRLFITPGFGFRITGAMVTNFHLPRSTLLMLTAAFAGRDKILEAYREAVKEEYRFYSYGDAMLIV; encoded by the coding sequence ATGGACGTATCCGATTTCGACTACGAGCTGCCGGAGCGCCTCATCGCCCAGCGCCCGGCAAAAGACCGGACCGGCTCCCGGCTCCTGGTGCTGGAGAGAGCAACCGGACACGTCGCCCACCGGATGTTTTCGGACCTGCCGGAGTATCTCGGGAAAGACGACCTCCTGGTGGTCAACGACTCCCGGGTGGTGCCCGCCCGGGTGATCGGGAAAAAGGAGACCGGCGGCAGGGCCGAGCTGCTCTTTCTGCCCCACGGGGTGCAGGGGAAGCAGGAAGGGGAAGCGGGCGAGGGAACGGCGAACGATGAGACGGAAAGGATTCTCTCCGGCGGAACAGGGGACGAGGCGACCGACGGGGTGCAGGAAAAGACGAAGCCGGAACCGAATCAATATTTCGTCTTTCGCTGCCTGATGACCGGCAAGAACCTCCGACCCGGGGTGCGGATTCTCCTCCCCGGCGGGGTGGAGGCGGTCATCACCGGAAAGGACGACGAGGGATTTTCCATCCGAACGGAAATCCCGGGAGACCTGGCCGGCGGATTGGAGGCGTATCTCTCCCGATGGGGGAGCGCGCCGCTGCCGCCGTATATCCGGCGGGGTGATGCGGCGATCGACGGCTGGTCCGACGCCGATGATCAAAACAGGTACCAGACCGTCTATGCGGACCCTCCGGGCTCCGTTGCGGCGCCCACGGCGGGCCTCCACTTCGATGAGGTGATGCTCGCCCGGCTCGACGGGATGGGGATCGGGCGGGTCACGGTGACGCTGCATGTGGGGCCGGGGACGTTCCTCCCGGTCAGGACAGAGAGAGTGGAAGACCACCGGATGCACGCCGAGGTCTTTGATATATCGGAAGCCGCTGCAGACAAGATCAACGCAGCGCTGGATGCAGGAAGGCGGATCGTCGCCGTGGGCACCACCACCGTTCGCGCGCTGGAGGGAGTGGCGACACCCGACGGCCGTGTCCCGGCGGGAAGCGGCGGCACCCGGCTCTTCATCACCCCCGGGTTCGGATTTCGAATCACGGGCGCGATGGTGACAAACTTCCACCTGCCCCGCTCGACGCTTCTCATGCTCACGGCGGCCTTCGCGGGCCGCGATAAGATACTGGAGGCGTACCGGGAGGCGGTGAAAGAGGAGTACCGGTTTTACAGCTACGGCGACGCCATGCTGATCGTCTGA
- the cobO gene encoding cob(I)yrinic acid a,c-diamide adenosyltransferase, with protein sequence MKESQTGLVQVYTGNGKGKTTAALGLALRACGQGLKSYMIQFMKGEIYYGELGAAKALPDDCLIITQMGRPDFVSKENPDPVDVEMAKKALELAREVICAGRYDIVILDEVNVALDFGLLSLSDVMKVIDDKPPGMELILTGRYAPREIIDRADLVTEMKEIKHPYERGVPARVGIER encoded by the coding sequence ATGAAGGAATCACAAACCGGGCTGGTGCAGGTATACACCGGAAACGGCAAGGGCAAAACCACCGCCGCCCTGGGGCTGGCCCTCAGGGCATGCGGACAGGGGCTCAAAAGCTATATGATCCAGTTTATGAAGGGAGAAATCTACTACGGCGAGCTGGGCGCGGCAAAGGCTCTCCCGGATGACTGCCTCATCATCACTCAGATGGGGCGGCCGGACTTCGTCAGCAAGGAAAATCCGGACCCCGTCGACGTGGAGATGGCTAAAAAGGCCCTGGAGCTGGCCCGGGAGGTCATCTGTGCCGGACGGTACGACATCGTAATCCTGGACGAGGTGAATGTGGCCCTGGATTTCGGCCTACTATCCCTCAGTGACGTCATGAAGGTCATCGATGATAAACCGCCCGGTATGGAACTGATCCTTACCGGGCGTTACGCTCCAAGGGAGATCATCGATCGCGCGGACCTGGTTACCGAAATGAAAGAGATCAAACACCCCTACGAGCGGGGCGTACCCGCCCGTGTGGGCATAGAACGATAG
- a CDS encoding OB-fold domain-containing protein, producing the protein MAKGVSVFKDPEKTLYPKLPDVPDLKEGDRGLVRTKLHTFTADDPVGPKLHWDPIHRADQDPWKDFREIMRIEWKMEITYRHCLGKYSKFFIELENKKFYATECPKCGFVWAIPRPVCPDCLEITTWKELPGTGTLESYSISEFVPAFMKVELPYVLAMVKLDGADSLFTHQLRNWGTDRSKIKTGMPIKVAYTKEPVNHPLLSMWFEPA; encoded by the coding sequence ATGGCTAAAGGCGTAAGTGTATTTAAAGATCCGGAAAAAACCCTCTATCCGAAGCTTCCCGACGTCCCCGATCTGAAGGAAGGCGATCGGGGTCTGGTGCGGACGAAGCTGCACACATTCACCGCCGACGACCCGGTGGGACCGAAGCTTCACTGGGATCCGATTCATAGAGCCGACCAGGACCCCTGGAAGGACTTTCGTGAAATTATGCGCATCGAGTGGAAGATGGAGATCACCTATCGGCACTGCCTGGGCAAGTACTCCAAATTTTTCATCGAGCTGGAAAACAAGAAATTCTACGCAACCGAATGCCCCAAGTGCGGCTTCGTTTGGGCGATTCCCCGGCCGGTCTGTCCGGACTGCCTGGAAATCACCACATGGAAAGAGCTTCCCGGCACCGGCACGCTTGAAAGCTACTCCATCAGCGAGTTCGTGCCCGCCTTCATGAAGGTGGAGCTGCCCTACGTCCTGGCGATGGTCAAGCTGGACGGGGCCGACAGCCTCTTCACCCATCAACTCAGGAACTGGGGTACCGACCGCTCCAAGATAAAGACCGGCATGCCCATAAAGGTTGCCTACACAAAGGAACCGGTGAACCACCCGCTGCTCTCGATGTGGTTTGAACCGGCATAA
- a CDS encoding TetR/AcrR family transcriptional regulator, whose amino-acid sequence MNIERENKRKTIPRNPVQDRGIKTKQKLIETGKEIFSKHGFHDITADEIAHSAGLSVGTFYAYFIDKQDIFFAVLDDYLMEFDRIISEGIQNFLAITDADISTTLTNIVRLVFKEHKKSSFFMKEFIKMSLSDEEVNRRLHIMDMRVRDVLTENLLAIGIDEKRAVSISFVIYYALEGVIHKIALDDEEVDENAVLLELTSLLSGYIVHLSLR is encoded by the coding sequence GTGAATATCGAAAGGGAAAACAAAAGAAAAACAATCCCCAGGAATCCCGTTCAGGATCGGGGCATCAAGACAAAACAAAAGCTCATTGAGACCGGAAAAGAGATCTTTTCAAAACATGGATTTCACGACATCACCGCCGACGAGATCGCACATTCGGCCGGTTTAAGCGTCGGGACGTTTTACGCGTATTTCATCGACAAACAGGATATCTTTTTCGCCGTCCTCGACGACTACCTCATGGAGTTCGACCGGATAATTTCCGAAGGGATACAGAATTTTTTGGCCATCACGGATGCCGATATCTCCACCACCCTTACGAATATCGTGAGGCTTGTATTTAAGGAACACAAGAAATCATCGTTTTTTATGAAAGAATTCATAAAGATGTCCCTTTCCGACGAGGAGGTAAATAGGCGACTTCATATCATGGATATGCGGGTAAGAGACGTGTTAACGGAAAACCTGCTTGCGATTGGAATAGACGAGAAGAGGGCCGTGTCCATTTCATTTGTCATCTACTATGCATTGGAGGGCGTTATCCACAAGATCGCCCTTGATGACGAGGAGGTAGATGAAAACGCCGTCCTCCTGGAACTGACCAGCCTCCTTTCCGGATATATTGTACATCTGTCATTGCGGTAG
- a CDS encoding thiolase domain-containing protein (Catalyzes the synthesis of acetoacetyl coenzyme A from two molecules of acetyl coenzyme A. It can also act as a thiolase, catalyzing the reverse reaction and generating two-carbon units from the four-carbon product of fatty acid oxidation), with amino-acid sequence MSDRRVFVLGGGISKMAAERVDGNIRDWVTEAVMEAVADAGVEIADIDHATTSYFSDHFDKQLKMGAIFHDCIGMCPKPNVRVEGGGGTGGLAIRNAYAYIKAGLCDSMIIYGTENMGRHVPSDVAQQFIALASDTDWEVQVAGFYIAYYALMMLSHMEKYGTKEEQFALASVKNHRNAIYNEYAQSPMRITVDDVMNSPLITSPYKLLDNCLLSDGASCLIFATEEWAKTHSTSWYRKPRIEFVGTGCGSDYMRLADRPLPYPGITHFRAKKNASKQAYKMAGIKNPAKELDCFEVHDAYSGVELVSCEDLRLCGYGQSGPLYEEGYFDLGGELPINTSGGLIGMGHPVGATGINQGIEVLTQLREEAHPQRQVPLNNGQGGMDSHGGTGTFVAVNIFRRVD; translated from the coding sequence ATGAGCGACAGAAGGGTTTTCGTCCTGGGAGGCGGCATATCCAAAATGGCCGCCGAACGGGTTGACGGCAACATCCGTGACTGGGTTACCGAGGCGGTCATGGAGGCAGTGGCGGACGCCGGCGTGGAAATCGCCGACATTGATCACGCCACCACCAGCTACTTCTCGGATCACTTCGACAAACAGCTCAAAATGGGAGCCATCTTCCACGACTGCATCGGCATGTGCCCCAAGCCCAACGTGCGGGTCGAGGGAGGCGGCGGCACCGGCGGGCTGGCCATTCGTAACGCATACGCATATATCAAGGCGGGCCTGTGCGATTCGATGATCATCTACGGCACCGAGAACATGGGACGTCACGTTCCCTCGGATGTGGCCCAGCAGTTCATCGCCCTGGCTTCCGACACCGACTGGGAGGTCCAGGTTGCGGGCTTCTACATCGCCTACTACGCCCTGATGATGCTGTCACACATGGAAAAATACGGGACCAAGGAAGAACAGTTCGCCCTGGCGTCGGTCAAGAACCATCGAAACGCCATATACAACGAATACGCTCAAAGCCCCATGAGAATCACCGTGGACGATGTGATGAACTCACCGCTCATCACCTCGCCCTACAAGCTTCTTGACAACTGCCTCCTCTCCGACGGGGCGTCGTGTTTGATCTTCGCCACCGAGGAATGGGCAAAAACCCACTCCACGTCCTGGTACAGAAAACCGCGGATCGAGTTCGTGGGCACCGGCTGTGGGAGCGATTACATGCGCCTGGCCGACCGCCCCCTCCCCTATCCCGGCATCACCCACTTCAGGGCTAAGAAAAACGCCTCCAAACAGGCCTACAAGATGGCGGGCATCAAGAATCCGGCCAAGGAGCTGGACTGCTTCGAGGTGCACGACGCCTACTCCGGCGTAGAGCTGGTGAGCTGTGAGGATTTGCGGCTCTGCGGATACGGCCAGAGCGGTCCCCTGTATGAAGAGGGATACTTCGACCTGGGCGGCGAGCTGCCCATCAACACATCCGGCGGTCTCATCGGCATGGGACATCCAGTGGGCGCCACAGGCATAAACCAGGGCATCGAGGTTCTCACACAGCTCCGCGAGGAGGCCCATCCCCAGCGGCAGGTCCCGCTCAATAACGGACAGGGCGGCATGGACTCCCACGGCGGCACCGGCACCTTCGTGGCCGTCAATATTTTCCGTCGCGTGGACTAA
- a CDS encoding MBL fold metallo-hydrolase gives MLPDGVRMMKLSFTNIFFIPCDGGYLQIDTSYPGYYEEYLEELKKLGIEPSEIKYLLLTHHHDDHSGFVVDLLEKNPETILIVHKNALEGLSSGASVEDSRPVNTCVKILVGKIFSRFHKFVFAPCTLREGDIVLDGEDGSLLHSIGIDGTIIYTPGHSNDSISILLSDGSAFVGDIAMDFLNICNCRHLPIYITDVDEVYESWDNLKAHGAKTIYTSHGKPFGVEELNPVE, from the coding sequence ATGCTGCCGGATGGCGTTCGCATGATGAAGCTTTCCTTCACCAATATATTTTTCATTCCATGTGACGGTGGATATCTCCAGATCGACACCAGCTACCCGGGGTATTACGAGGAGTATCTTGAGGAGCTGAAAAAACTGGGCATTGAACCTTCCGAGATCAAATATCTCCTTCTCACCCACCATCATGACGACCATTCCGGATTCGTGGTCGATCTTCTGGAAAAGAATCCGGAAACGATCCTGATAGTCCATAAAAACGCCCTGGAGGGGCTCTCCAGCGGGGCGTCGGTGGAGGACTCGAGACCCGTCAACACATGCGTCAAGATTCTTGTTGGTAAAATCTTTTCCCGTTTCCACAAATTCGTCTTCGCTCCCTGTACCCTGCGTGAAGGCGATATCGTTCTTGACGGAGAGGACGGCTCCTTGCTCCATTCCATCGGCATCGACGGGACTATTATCTATACTCCCGGGCATTCGAACGATTCGATTTCCATACTACTTTCCGACGGCAGCGCTTTTGTGGGAGATATCGCCATGGATTTCCTCAATATCTGTAATTGCCGGCATCTGCCTATTTATATTACAGACGTGGATGAAGTATATGAAAGCTGGGATAATCTCAAGGCGCATGGGGCAAAGACAATCTATACTTCCCACGGGAAACCGTTCGGTGTTGAAGAGCTCAACCCGGTGGAATAG
- a CDS encoding acyl-CoA dehydrogenase family protein produces the protein MNYDLTEDQNILRDTVRSFSEEVIKPMAEELDEKAEFSVELTKKMAELGLFGMFVSEKYGGSNVGYISYIIAVEELARVDGSQAATIAAGNSLGIGPIYYFGNDEQKEEWLPKLCAGECLASFGLTEPNAGSDAGASKTTATLKNGEWIINGSKIFITNSASELAGVCIVQAITGTREDGKKEVSCILVPTDTPGFTRVPMKKKMMWRASDTGELYFDDVRVPEKNLLGNRGEGFHQMLYTLDGGRLSIGAMGLGGAQGAFEEALRYANEREQFGRPIGSFQINAFKLADMAMEIEAARNLLYKACWLRENNRPFGKIAAMGKLYCSEVMRRVATEAVQIHGGYGLMKEYPVERFFRDQKLLEIGEGTSEVQRIVISRLLGIK, from the coding sequence TTGAACTACGATCTTACTGAAGACCAAAATATCCTCAGGGATACCGTCCGCAGCTTCTCGGAGGAGGTCATCAAGCCGATGGCCGAGGAGCTAGATGAAAAAGCAGAGTTCTCTGTGGAGCTTACCAAAAAGATGGCCGAGCTGGGTCTTTTCGGCATGTTCGTGTCGGAAAAATACGGCGGTTCGAATGTGGGCTACATCTCCTACATCATCGCGGTGGAGGAGTTGGCCCGGGTTGACGGTTCCCAGGCGGCGACCATCGCTGCCGGCAACTCCCTGGGCATCGGGCCGATATACTATTTCGGCAATGATGAACAGAAGGAAGAATGGCTTCCGAAGCTCTGCGCCGGGGAATGTCTGGCCTCCTTCGGCCTCACCGAGCCCAACGCCGGTTCCGATGCCGGCGCCTCGAAGACCACGGCAACGCTCAAAAACGGCGAGTGGATCATCAACGGCTCCAAGATATTCATCACCAATTCCGCCTCGGAGCTTGCCGGCGTCTGCATCGTTCAGGCCATTACAGGCACGCGGGAGGACGGAAAGAAAGAGGTTTCCTGCATCCTCGTCCCCACCGACACCCCCGGTTTCACCAGGGTGCCGATGAAGAAAAAGATGATGTGGCGGGCGTCGGATACCGGCGAACTCTACTTCGATGACGTCCGGGTTCCGGAAAAGAACCTGTTGGGGAATCGGGGCGAGGGTTTTCACCAGATGCTTTACACCCTCGACGGCGGTCGGCTCTCCATCGGCGCGATGGGTCTGGGCGGCGCCCAGGGGGCCTTCGAAGAGGCGCTTCGTTACGCGAATGAGCGGGAGCAGTTCGGCAGACCCATCGGATCGTTCCAGATCAACGCCTTCAAACTGGCCGACATGGCCATGGAAATTGAGGCCGCCAGGAACCTCCTGTATAAGGCATGCTGGCTGAGGGAAAACAACCGCCCGTTCGGGAAAATCGCCGCCATGGGCAAGCTCTATTGCAGCGAGGTCATGAGGCGGGTAGCCACCGAGGCGGTCCAGATCCACGGCGGATACGGCCTGATGAAGGAGTATCCGGTGGAGCGGTTCTTCCGGGATCAGAAGCTCCTGGAAATCGGAGAGGGAACCAGCGAGGTACAGCGTATCGTTATTTCACGACTTCTCGGAATCAAGTAG
- a CDS encoding DUF2065 domain-containing protein, which yields MNFSLLVVALGLLFIIEGIPYFAFPEMVKRFMAQALTLPDGVIRIFGLAALMLGLLLLFLGTRVMG from the coding sequence ATGAATTTTTCGCTGTTGGTGGTGGCCCTGGGGCTGTTGTTTATCATAGAGGGGATACCCTATTTCGCCTTCCCGGAGATGGTGAAACGGTTCATGGCCCAGGCACTGACCCTGCCGGACGGGGTGATACGGATCTTCGGCCTGGCGGCCCTGATGCTGGGGCTGCTCCTATTATTCCTGGGGACGAGGGTGATGGGATGA
- a CDS encoding cobalamin B12-binding domain-containing protein, protein MARKLRILLGKPGLDGHDRGVKVVARALRDAGIEVIYTGLHQTPEMIVSAAIQEDVDAVGLSVLSGAHNYLFTKVMELLAEQGADDIMVFGGGIIPEDDIETLKEQGVGEIFLPGDTTDTIITWINTHITPRGDNQ, encoded by the coding sequence ATGGCACGAAAGCTGAGAATTCTTTTGGGCAAGCCCGGCCTGGACGGCCACGATCGGGGCGTCAAGGTAGTGGCGAGGGCGCTGAGGGACGCCGGGATCGAGGTGATCTATACGGGACTCCACCAGACCCCGGAGATGATCGTCTCGGCGGCCATCCAGGAGGACGTGGACGCCGTCGGGCTTTCCGTCCTCTCCGGCGCGCATAACTACCTTTTTACGAAGGTGATGGAGCTTCTCGCCGAACAGGGCGCGGATGACATCATGGTCTTCGGCGGCGGCATCATCCCCGAGGACGACATCGAAACCCTCAAGGAACAGGGCGTGGGAGAGATCTTTCTCCCAGGCGACACCACGGATACAATCATCACGTGGATCAACACGCACATCACGCCGAGAGGCGACAATCAATAA